One window of Gemmatimonadota bacterium genomic DNA carries:
- a CDS encoding SDR family NAD(P)-dependent oxidoreductase produces the protein MSNLRFAAEKERRVALITGGARGIGGATAVRIAEEGRDVVIADVLAREGVEMVEKIEALGQEALFVETDVTDESAVQACVAQAVARFGRLDILVCCAGVLGWEKPFFEQPVAQFDKVMRINVYGVYHFHQAAIPHMLEGGWGRCVTITSGARNGSPNQVPYSVSKGAVYSFIGALGNAYCKQGVFVNGVEPGRALTEMVVPRFSPEYIASPPGQAMGRYSDPEEVAEVIEFLCSERNTYTSGSVWSVKGGRG, from the coding sequence ATGTCGAATTTGCGTTTTGCAGCAGAGAAGGAACGGCGAGTTGCTCTTATTACGGGAGGAGCACGGGGTATTGGTGGGGCAACGGCGGTCCGGATTGCGGAGGAGGGACGGGATGTTGTTATTGCCGATGTTTTGGCAAGAGAGGGGGTGGAGATGGTTGAAAAGATTGAGGCTTTGGGACAGGAGGCGTTGTTTGTGGAGACCGATGTGACGGATGAGTCCGCTGTTCAGGCGTGTGTGGCACAAGCGGTTGCGCGTTTTGGGAGGCTGGATATTCTGGTGTGCTGTGCGGGTGTTTTGGGATGGGAGAAGCCGTTTTTTGAGCAGCCTGTGGCGCAGTTTGATAAGGTGATGCGTATCAATGTGTACGGGGTTTATCATTTTCACCAGGCGGCAATTCCCCATATGCTGGAAGGGGGTTGGGGGCGCTGTGTGACGATTACTTCGGGTGCGCGCAATGGCAGTCCAAATCAGGTGCCTTATTCGGTGTCGAAGGGGGCGGTCTATTCGTTTATCGGCGCGTTGGGCAATGCGTATTGCAAACAGGGTGTGTTTGTCAATGGGGTGGAACCGGGGCGGGCGTTGACGGAGATGGTGGTGCCGAGGTTTTCGCCCGAGTATATTGCCAGTCCTCCGGGGCAGGCGATGGGGCGGTATTCAGATCCGGAGGAGGTGGCCGAGGTGATTGAGTTTTTGTGTTCTGAGCGCAATACTTATACGTCGGGTTCGGTGTGGAGTGTGAAGGGGGGGAGAGGGTAG